The window tcaaaatatagggactaataaattaattacccttaataTAACTATAAAATAGATCTTatacttattttttatttctgacACACTCTAATGTATAAGTTATAACATAGACTCATTCTTTCGACCGTTTGATCTAAAAAaactctgataccatatcataGAATAGAACCATTTAAactagggtaattaatttattagtccctatattttgataaaacacactgtttagtccctgtattttcaaaaacacagggtaaggtccctaacatttttctcgatgaactgtttagtccctaacgtttttcttcgtgaactgtttagtccctaccgtTAGACTCCAATGAAGATTCTGTTAATCAATTCGGATTTAagtcaaaatctatttaaaaaaataactacGTTTAccacaaaattaaatatataagacCATTATCTTCATTGTTTCTCATTTCTGTGTTCTTCTGGTTGATTTGAGTCGATTATGGGTTAGAGAATCAatcatttctccattttttcCAGCGCGGTttgtgagagaaagacatagagATGTGAATTacttttgactgataaatagtaaagggtaatttagtcatttccgaattcataaacggtaaaaaatctaacaaacaaatggaaggactaaacagtttattaagcaaaaggttagggaccttactgtatgtttttgaaaatacagggactaaacagtgtattttgtcaaaatatagagactaataaattaattaccctttatatttaaaaattgatttttttttttggtaatattGTGAAAATCAGACGATATTTTTGTCTAATAACTTTTTCTATCTAGCTTAGGGATGTAAATAGGAcggggaatgcatttcccatccccgTGCCCGACTAGTCGTGGATTCACTATCCCCATCCCCGCGAGCTAAACGGGAAAAACTtatccccatccccgtccccacGAGGATCCTCATTCCCCGTTTACAGATGTTCCAAAAACGTTATCCACATTCCCCATTCCCCATTCACCACGGGGAATCACcgtttatgtttaaaaaatcGGTAAAGATAAAAACGTTTAAGAAACATTGACTAATAATACCAAGTATTAACAATCAttctcaaataaaaaaaaactaaaaattgaaaacatcccgccacctaattaaaatgtacttaaatcatccaaaaaaatcaattatcacgGGGAATAATCGAAGATCCTCATCGGGGATTAACGTGGCGGAGACGGGGATCCTCATCCCCATCCCCGCCCCATGCCTGTCACAAGAAACAAAAGTATCCCTATCCCCGTTCCATGGGGATCCTTATCGGGGATTCCCCTTCGGTCGGGTCATCAATGGGGATTTCCCGTCCCATTTGCATTCCTAATCTAGCtttctctcatttttttttttctttctttctatctAGCTAGTATTTATAACAGATAACTTAAATCATTTCAAATCTGTCATTTCACTaaacaaaatcaaaacaaaattcACAACCCTCAAAACACACCCAACACCAAAAAACCCAGAAGGGTCTATTATTCCTAAAAGCATCCTCTAGTCTCAATCAACTAAAAATAGTTTGTGCATTCAAGGGCGACATTAATACTTAACCTTTATATAGTAAACAAGGTTAAACACGTAATTTTAAAAATGATGAATTAATCATTGATTTTGAAGCTAATAACAGAAAATAAACCTGTTTATGGTTATGTGGCAATCTAATTTATATTCTCAATTAATAATACCGTTTGGGCGATGCAACTGCAGCCAACTGCCACCTGCTCATTGGGTCACTAAATTAAATGACTTTCAACTAATAAAACAACTCCAAACTCCTTCagattcttgtttttcttttttctctgaaTTCCAATTCAATAAAATCAATGGAGGAGGAGAATGTTAATATTGTTAATATGATAATCTTAGGAGTTATTTCATGGGGACTAACTTTTATATTGATAAGAATAACGTTAAAAGAACGTTCGTTCGAGTTCTGTAATCGTATGGTTTCAACTATTCACGCTTTTTTAGCTGTCGGATTAGCTACTCTCTCTGTTCAAAGTTGGAGCTGTCCCATTTGTCCTCTCGCTTCTAAAGCTTCCCCTGCTCAGGTATGTATGTGtgcgttttttttttattggtcGGGTGTATTATTGGTTAATTATTGAAGTAATGATGGGATGGATCCATGCAGGCACGGGTGTTGGGAATAACTATATCGTATTTGATATATGATTTGATTTGTTGCCTTTTTGATAATAAGAGATTCAATGTGGATAATAGTATTCATCATTTGGTTAGCATTGTTGGTCTCGGAGCTGGTTTTTATTATCAAATGGTACTCACTCTTCTCTTTACTTTCTTTACattttctaaaattacattatcaTCTTCTAATTAAGGTTTATTAATGCGCATTTTAGGAATCAACTTAAGATTTAACTTAATAACTTAAATAACTAAAGTTATCGTTACTATCCTACGGGAAGGGAATAGGGCAACTGATTGGATGACAAACTACGCAGGGAGTTTGAGTTTAGgtcttcacgagtgtgatgCGCCTCCTGCAGGAATCCATGACattttttttctgatttttatggaTCTAGGCTTCCTAGAATGACCTGTCTTTAAAGGTCGGTCTGTTTTTGGTTTTTCCTCGGGGTTAGCCCCCCAttataaccaaaaaaaaaaaagttatcttTACTATTAAATCAATATTGATTTGTACGGTTTTGTGAGTTACATCTGTGTTTTATCCTAAATGTTTTTTTAGGAGACTgtacaaaaattaataaatataattagtttaattaaaagATGTTATTACTCTCGTATTATTTGTATGAACTAATAAAGTTTTAtctattcaaaaaataaaacgataatttaaaataaaagtaTACTTGGTGAAAAACAATTAATATGTATAAATTGAATCAAAACGTGTgtctataaaataaaaaataaaaaaatctagaaagacatgtactGTGAAACAGATGGAATGTAATAGTATATTAGCATCTTAACTTGTATATGTAAACCATAAAATTGTCCTCATTTTATGTCATCCAGACGATTTTTGTCTCTGAATTGTGGGTCGGGTTTTTTAGAAGCTCTTtcctaataattaaaaaaaaaattaaaaaaattaggttGTGAGTAGTATTTAAAAGTTAGGTAAGTAGGTAAACTACATAGATTGGATTCGTGGTAATACATCATGTATCATGCTTGCTTTATTATTagtgaaattaagtgataattaattaattaattaatgttgaTTAATGTTGGTTGAGGAAGTGTGCATCGGAGATGGTTGCGGCGTTATGGATAACGGAGGTGTCAAGTCCTTTCCTCCATTTAAGGGAATTTCTTAAAGAGCTTGGCTACAGAGACACTCCCCTCAATTTCGCTGCTGATGTAATTTCTCTTATCCACTCctatacttttattttattttcataatttctcattttttaccTCTCCATTTTTCAATATTTCTTTAACATTTTGTTATAAAAGGAGGTTAACCATCAATCTGGTAGAaattttaactcaattttattttagaataaaaattaTAGATAAGTTTTGTTCTTTTCTAATTAAATACCAATGAAAATCATTACATATAAAGGGTACAACTTAAAACTGGGCTACATTTTCTGTCATAGAGGCAAATATTAgattattttgtattttaaaGTGTACATTTataccaaattaaaaaaaaaaaaaacagaggaccaaaataataataataaattttgcaaAACACAAAAATTGACCTTTTCTGGcattaaatgaaaaaaattccgcagttgataaaattaaagaaaagaaaagtacaTATATCGCTTTCTCCATATACCACTGTTACCTAAACAGATTAAAAGACCCTGTATAAAGGATAAAGTAACAAAAAAAAGTTGGGGCTtacacataaaataaaatagtttcaatttttttttttttttcgaattGCACAATCAAAACTCTGGATTTTGACCCAAAATAGTCTCTTAATGAGGATAATTCCTCATCAAGGGTCcagttaaaaaatatttttactgTGAGGTTTTTTTTACTGGACTCGAAACCGGAAGACAAACTTCCGGTATCAAATTGCAAAGAAACCGGAAGATAGTCTTACggtttctttatttatttatttttaatataaaaaataaaaaccggaAGCTTGTCTTCCAGTTTCGAGCCCAGTTAAAAAAAAACCACACACTGTGAATATTTTTTAACTGGGCTCTAATGAGGAATTATCCTAAGAGACTCATTTTGGGTTAAAATCCCAAAACTATTAACGGTAAAAACTGACACATTAAATCAAATGACATAAACATTAGTTAATTTGTTATtgaaatatataaatgataatGGAACCGAAATATGTGGTGGCTAGATGTACGACACAGTTATTTAATATGTCAATTTTTGTTAGTGGAGACAATTGGAAATGAAATTGTGAGTGTTTTATATGTAGAAGCTAAATTGTTACCTTATTTCGGGGACATGCACTTATAAAACTTGTTGACAGATGTCATTTGCAGTAATATTCTCGTGTGGGAGAATGATAGGTGGTCCTTACCTTACTCACCTGGCCTTGACTGCTGACAATCCACTAATTATGAAGGTACTTACTTGTAATTAATCATCTTTAATTTGGACTATAATTGCTAATTATTTGTGTAATTAATTTTCAGGCAATGGCAGTGGGATTACAGCTAGTAAGTGTCTTCTGGTTCTACAAGATTGTGAGGATGGTCAAGTACAAGCTTTCAAACAAAAACACACACAAGAAACTTGGATGAACCCACTTAATTTACAAATTTCTAATTCTGAGTTTTTAGTGCATACCATAGTTTTTAATTAGGAAAATTATTAGAATCaacctttttctttaattttcatTTGAACTTGGATTCGAGTTGAATGGAGCCAATTTATTCCAGGacctctcttctttcttttctttctataaaaaaaatatcaaaaaaatgTTGTCtttcattttttccttttcaaaTTCAGTAGACAATTCATTATTAGTGGAATATAAATTATTACATCTACATAATTTCAATAATACAAATCTATTTATTGGAAGGGTGAtgaaaatttatgaaaaatattaatctcattCAACCTGtgattcattttttaattttatgttctcTTTTCTTTCCCTCTGTGAATTATTTTCTTCCCTGTGTGACTTTAGTCTAAATTTGTATAAAGTGTTTGTTGAGCTatacttcgaacgatcaatcaaccacacagataaataaagttcacaaagatcacagattggatcttgaaacagcaatcaaaagaatacacacagaatttaccctggttcggcttaactgcctacatccagcaacttcactaatcaatggagattacaacaagattgaaacagtttcctctctagaaactctcgtgttttcccaatccccaactcagtatatcacagtgtacactaatgacttagtctaagaataatctcacgtatgaaactacttcccaacccagaccttttatagcctttacaagattgtgaaaatacccaaaatatccttactcaaaatgtactaactcagcaagacctattgaccagtggtaacacagcaagaccatgttgtcCTGAACACAGCACGaacatgttgacctgtattaacatctcagtaccatgctgaccacagccatgctAATTTGTTGAAATACTCATGCTGACTGGTTGGCttacaattatgctgacttgattacccagcatcattcttgtaatagaaaacaacaacgacttacaatgctgacttgttgactcagcatcatcagcaagtgataaaaaacaacgacttacaatctccACCTTATCTTTCTAATCACTCCATCAActagtgaagaaaatacactcaaggaccactgaccatcctaaccagtttcaagcaatgttcaaatttattacttgaaacagatttggtcagcatgtcggctgggttatcctcagttcccactttcaccacctgaacagtaccagtgctaatcacatccctgacgaaatgcattctcacatctatgtgtttggattgctCGTGAAATACTTGGTGTTTTGACAGGTGTATAGCTCCTTGACTATCACAGTAAATCTTCAAACCATCAATCTGTGTCACTCCAAGTTCCGCTAAGACTCCTCTCAGCCACATTGCTTCCTTTACTGCCTCTGTGACGGCAATAAACTCTGCCTCGGTTGTTGACAGAGTCACAATTGACTGTAGACTTGCCCTCCAACTTATTGCTGTTCCAAACACAGTGAATACGTACCCGGTTTGGGATTTTCTGGTGTCAATGCTACCATcataatcagaatcaacaaaacCTGCTACATCACCCACTAGGGCTTCAGCTCCACCATAACTCAAACCTTTACTCAGTGAGCCTTTGACATACCTCAGCACCCACTTCACCGCTGACCAATGTGCTCTTCCTGGATTTGTCATGAACCTGATAATGAGACTCACGGCATGAGCCAAATCTGGACGTGTACAGACCATCGCGTACATTAGACAGCCTACAACACTAGAATATGGCACCCTCTCCatgtcttccttttcctcatcagtttgaggactttgcttactgctcagcttgaagtgacttgcaagtggagtgagaacggcctttgaattcgtcataccaaaacgttctaacaccttgctcagataaactgactgacttaggaacagcttctttcttcctctgtctcgagaaatttgcatccctaaaattttccgtgctgacccgagatccttcatctcaaaccgtgtgtttagttgtgcctttaactgatttatggctgctttgttgtgacaagctataagcatgtcatcaacatataacaagagataaatcttagagccatcactaaggtctctactatacacacaccagtcataactagacctatggaagtcctgacttatcataaactcatcgaacttcatgtaccactgtctaggggactgtttcagaccatatagagacttcttaagcaaacatacccgctggtctttatctcctatttcaaaaccctctggttgttgcatatatatgacctcatccaggtttccatgaagaaaagctgttttgacatctaactgttctaattctagatcaaaacgagctacaagagagagaataatccttatagacctatgtttaacaaccggtgaatagatttcattaaagtctataccttcctgctgagtaaaccctttggccaccaacctagctttaaacctaggtttctctacaccaggtatcccttcctttcttttaaacacccaccttgaaccgaccaacttcttatcaggaggtttatctaccaaaaaccaagtttcatttttatcaagggattttatctcatccttcataGCGTTAAGCCACTGTTCCTTGTCAACCGAATTCACAGCTTCCCTATAGGTTACAGGTTCAGATTCTTGAACTTCCTTAGCAACACTAAATGCATAAGCTACaaggtcctcaaaaccatatctaaccggggccctagggactcttctttcacggtctctaacaagtctatagctttgactggactcagtagaATTACCATCACTAATTTCTTGCTCGGTTTTACgggtgttttcactattttcttcaagctccacctcattcttaacactctcaaggttttgaatggactcaggactactcggttctaactgagttttctcttggtttttctgataaggaaaatccatctcattgaacacaacatttctgctgactatggatttcttataaccaggttctaggcaccacaacttatagcccttgactcctatagggtagcctataaaaacacatcttagagcccgaggttctaatttttcctgtctaacgtgtgcaaaagctgaacaaccaaacactctaagttttTCATAATCCTCAGGGTGATCAGACCACATttgcataggtgttttaaaacctatagcagatgatgggcacctattgattaggtaacacgcagtttgcactgcttcagcccagaaagacttagggagactggattggattaacatgcacctaactctctctaggatagtcctattatacctctctgctaggccattctgctgtggagttCCAGGAACGGTGTGATGTTTGGTTATACCGGACTTCttgcacaaagtgatgaaatctttgtcaagaaactccaaaccattgtcggttctcaaccttttgattttctttcctgtttggttttccactagcactttccaatccttgaaCGTTTGCAAGGCCTCATTCTTATGAGCTAGAATATAAACCCATACTCTTCTAGAGTAATCATCAATAAGGGTCATAAAATAGGTCCTCCCACCATGAGACTTAGTTCTTGTTGGCCCCCATAGGTCAGAGTGAATGTACTCAAGAATGTCTTGGGTTCTATGTGTTGCTGACTTAGGAAACTTGACTTTACTTGACTTCcctaagacacagttctcacagaaatctatctttcctatgtgatctttaccAAAACAACCCTGCTTCCTAAGTTCATGTAAACCAACTTCACTCACGTGACCTAGTCTAAGGTGCCAAAGATTGGTTCTATCAATTTTAGACTCGGTGAGATTTGTTGTAGAGACTAACACAGTACTACCTAAGAGTGTGTATAGGCCATTACTCATGGTACCTTTCATAACAACTAAAGATCCTCTAGCTATTCTTATGATACCCCCTTCGgctctataattgtatccttgtttatcaagcgtacccaaagaaattaaatttcttttcagttctggcacatacctcacaccggtcataatcctttcgtgaccatcgaacatcttcagcctaatggagccttgacccagtaccttgcacaacttgttgttgcctagaagaaccctcccaccttcttcttgaaagtcttcgaaccacgtcctgttgggagtcatatggaacgtacatccgctgtccaagatccagtcagtgtttggatctttatcaGTGACAGCAAGAACTTCAGCGCTCTcataaccttcttctaccacagcggcttcgccttgatctttaggctgaccttgactcttcttcctctcaggACAGTTTTTCCTGAAATGTCCTTCCTTATGGCAGTGAAAACACTTGTAGACCTTGCCTTTTTTATTGCTTGAGGATGGAGTTTTGGACCATTTCccgttcttgttctttggcttgTGAGAGTCTTTTTTTCTCAGACCTTCCACGAACAAGCAATCCTTCTGCAGTTTCAGTGTTGGTGCTGGcctcaatctgttttgactttagAGCCATAAGAACTTCTTCCAGACTTAGTGTTTCTCTAGCGTACTTCATGGTTGCAACGAAATGACTAAAAGACTGGGGtaaagaattcaagatcattatggccTGATCTTCATCATCTATCTTTACCTCTATGTTCTCTAGGTCAAttatgatctttgagaaatcatcaagatagTCTTCAACTGGCTTGTCCTCGTTCATCTTGAAGCCGAAAAGCTTTCCCTTAAGATAAACCCGATTGGTGAGTGTCTTCGTCATGTACAACTGTTCAAGCTTGAGCCAAACCCCAGCAGCTGAGGTTTCCTTCGAGACTTCTCTCAGCACCTTGTCGCCAAGATACAGGACGATCGTACtgtaagccaattcaagaagatcttctttctcctccttcgtcATTGTCACCGGAAGTTCTTTCTCGCCCTTCAGAGCCTTCGcaaccttcatttgaaccaagatTGCTTTCATCCTTTGTCTCCATAGAGCAAAATCTCCCTTACCATTGAAACGCTCGATCTCGATCTTTGTAAAACCCATTGCTCTGTTcttgattagctctgataccaattgttgagctatacttcgaacgatcaatcaaccacacagataaacaaagttcacaaagatcacagattggatcttgaaacagcaatcaaaagaatacacacagaatttaccctggttcggcttaactgcctacatccagcaacttcactaatcaatggagattacaacaaggttgaaacagtttcctctctagaaactctcgtgttttcccaatccccaactcagtatatcacagtgtacactaatgacttagtctaagaataatctcacgtatgaaactacttcccaacccagaccttttatagcctttacaagattgtgaaaatacccaaaatatccttactcaaaatgtactaactcagcaagacctactgaccagtggtaacacagcaagaccatgttgtcCTGAACACAGCACGaacatgttgacctgtattaacacctcagtaccatgctgaccacagccatgctAACTTGTTGAAATACTCATGCTGACTGGTTGGCttacaattatgctgacttgattacccagcatcattcttgtaatagaaaacaacaacgacttacaatgctgacttgttgactcagcatcatcagcaagtgatagaaaacaacgacttacagtGTTGTTTCTCTAGTGAATTTTTTCatgaactttttattttaaaaaaatcaagttGAATTAAAATTCAGTTAATTTCTTAATTGGGCCAAACAGCAAAGCCCGCTTCCAATTGCAAATGGTTATTCTCCATaagcaaaacaaaaaattaacacTCATTTATAAGTTCTAACTATGAAAGATCTTAGGCCTATTGCTCTTTGCAATGTCCTATATAAGATTTTCTCTAAACTGTTGGCAAACAGGCTCAAAAATCTTCTCCCTTCCTTGATTTCTAAATCTCAGTCAGCCTTTGTTAAAGGAAGAAATATTACGGATAAtgttctaattgattttgaggTCATTCATTGTATGCGGAGAAATGTTAACAAAAAGCAGGGTGATGTCACTTTGAAGATTGACATTAGCAAAGCATATGATCGGGTTGACTGGAATTATTTGAAGGCAGTCATGTTAAAGTTAGGTTTTTCCAATCAATGGGTTAAATTGATAATGCTTTGTGTTTCAACGGTTCGTTACTCGGTTAGAATC of the Euphorbia lathyris chromosome 7, ddEupLath1.1, whole genome shotgun sequence genome contains:
- the LOC136200686 gene encoding uncharacterized protein encodes the protein MEEENVNIVNMIILGVISWGLTFILIRITLKERSFEFCNRMVSTIHAFLAVGLATLSVQSWSCPICPLASKASPAQARVLGITISYLIYDLICCLFDNKRFNVDNSIHHLVSIVGLGAGFYYQMCASEMVAALWITEVSSPFLHLREFLKELGYRDTPLNFAADMSFAVIFSCGRMIGGPYLTHLALTADNPLIMKAMAVGLQLVSVFWFYKIVRMVKYKLSNKNTHKKLG